The window AGTCCATTTTTGTGCGCTTTCGCGAAAGCGAGATTCACCAGTAACATCACTCAACATCCACAGGTTTCCTGCATAAAAACCACTCGTCCAATCTTTAGATGGGCGTTGAAGGATTTGTTTTGTATCAGGATTGTAACTTCGCGGAAAAGCTGCAGATTCTATAGGATAACGAAGCAGTTTCTCATAACGGGCTTTCAACAGCAGGTCTATATTGGTAGCACTTGAACTGTCAACTTCTTTCTCTTGAGGTTTACAAGAAGCCAGTAATATCATGCAGGTCAAAAGCCAACCGAAGTTGTAAATAGTTTTCATTGGAACAATAGATTTAAAATGAAGTGTTTTACTTCGTTCATTTTTAAAGGTAACGTAAAGGCAAGAACTACAAATTCAAATTTGGGTAAACAAAAATCCCAACGAAACAATATCGCTGGGATTAAAGCAGTTGGCTATTTCAACTTTTTAGTATCCGGGATTTTGTGGTAATAGATTTGGGTTTCTAGAAAGCTCATCTGCAGGAAGCGGAAATAAATAATCCTGTGAAGGATCAAATCCAGGAACAGCACCTTCATAACCAGAAGATCCAAACACTTCACTACCTATTCTTAATCTAACAATATCATACCATCTCTTGAATTCAAAAGCTAATTCTAATCTTCTTTCATCTATAATAACATCTCTCAATTGGTCTTGATTTAATCCAGACACGTTTGCTGGAAAAGCAGAACCATTACCAGCACGAGCCCTTGCTCGTACACGGTTTACATATCCCATAGCTTCATCACTACCACCGCTAACTTCATTAAGAGCTTCTGCTGCGATTAATAAAACCTCGGCATAACGCATAAAATGGTAGTTATGGTTAGAGTTTCTACCATTTCCATTACCTGTATTACCAGTAAACCTAGTATATTTTGCAATATGTGGTCTATTCACAGCTCGAGAATTGAAATTTGCAAAAACCGTAAAAGGGTTTTCCACATCATTTACAACGTTAGTATCATCAAAACTTACTTGTTTTCTATAATCATTATCATCCCAATCATTATATACAGCTAAGGTAGGAACTCCTACTGACCAGCCACCACCTACAACATTAGGTTCATATTGCTCATCACCTCTTATTCCTGTTAATGCTGCCATATAATCTCTACCATCATCACTTGGGCTAAAACCATTAAAATCTAGAGAAAATATAGGTTCTAGAGAGGCATCGACTACGTTTGCATTAAATAAGTTTTGAAAATCAGGATCTAAATCTAGGTTGTAAACACCTTCATTATCGATCACTTCTTTGGCATAATCGTATGCAAGTTGATGCTGGCCGCGAGTCAAATAAACAAGGGCAAGGTACGACTGCGCTGCAGACTTCGCAGGTAAAGATCTAGCAGGCTGTGTATCCGGCAGCCACTGCTCTGCAAATTCTAAATCAGCAATAATGTTTGCATAAACATCATCAACAGAGGTTTTACTAATGCTATTTGCCGCTACCACATCCGTGACTGGTGCACTTAAATAGGGAATATCACCAAATTGTCTTACCAAATGAAAGTATGTGAAAGCCCTAACAAAGTACGCTTGAGCTACAACTGGATTCTTATTTTCGTCAGTATCACCTACTAGTTCTGCTCCAGCTATAGCGTTATTAGCAGCTGCTATAATTTGATAAGTTCTATTCCAGTAACCTGAAATCATACCATTATCTGCAGGTACATTGAATTCATCATGCTCAATTCTACGGCCTGAAGTTGTTGGGTCACCTATAGCAACCATGTCACTACGTAACATTAAAGTCAAAGACATCTTACGCCCCCAAAAATCCTCATGTAACATATGTCCATAAGCTCCATTAACCGCAGTCTGTATATCTTGTGTTGACTGAAAAAACCCTTCTGGAGCAAGCAGGCCTACTGGTTCTTCTTCTAAATCTGAACAACCCATTATTGACAATCCTATAGCAAGGATTAAATATTTATAAGCTTTCATATATCTATTTATTTTTATATTATTTTATTAAAATTTAATGTTTGCACTAAAGTTAAACGATCTTAGTGTAGGATAGTTACCAAAGTCAAAACCTCTTGTCGTATTTGCATCTCTATCTGAAACTGCACCAGCACCAAAATAACTAGCCTCAGGATCAAGACCAGAATAGTTTGTAAACGTCAACAAATTTTGTGCGCTAATTGCTAATCTAAGGCTACTGATTCCCAGTTTTTCTACAAACGTATTAGGAAGAGTATAGCCGACAGAGATATTTTTAAGTCTTACATAACTACCGTCCTCTAAGAATTGAGAGGAAATTCTTTTTGCTCTTACAGCTACACTAGGAATATTTGTATCGGTATTTGTAGGAGTCCAAGCATTTAAGATTTCAGTTGTAGCATTAGAGTCACCACTAAAAAGTTGTAAAGCGGTTAGGTTCATAATATCTCCACCTACTGCACCTTGAAAGAAAATATTCATATCAAAATTCTTGTATGTAAAGTTATTACTAAATCCAAACGTGAAATCTGGATTAGGATCTCCTAGAATTTTTCGATCAGCTGTTGTTATTTCACCATCAAGCATTCCGTTTTCATCAGGTATATCGGTATATAAAGGATCTCCAGCTACAGCACCACTAAATACAGCTGTTCCAGAAGGAAGCGAACCTCCTTGATAAACACCTCTGTATTCATAACCAAAGAATGCTCCTGTCGCTTCTCCTTCTCTCAAAACATGAGTCTCATCTATGTTAAAGTATCCTGGTGATGCATCTAAGAAAATATCTTCTCCATCTAGAAGAGTAGTAACTTCATTACGATTTGTAGAAATATTAAAGTCTGTAGACCATGTAAAATTTTCTCCTACAATGTTTCTACTATTAATATTAAATTCAAAACCTCTATTATTGACTTCACCGATGTTACGCAAACTTGCTGTGGTTAGGAAACCTAAGTATTCTGCTTGGCTGTCATCGGCAATAATTAAATCCTCTGTGTCAATATTGTAGTAATCTGCAGATAAAGTGATGCGGTTATTAAATAAACCTACATCAAGACCAATATTTGTTTGATACGATGTCTCCCATTTTAGGTTTGGATTTGCTGGCTGATCTGGCACCACATTGTTAACAGGATTGCCGTTGATTACTGCATAAACACTGTTAAACCTCGCAAGTGATTGGTAAGCAGAAATACCTTGATTACCGGTAGCACCATAGCTGGCACGCAATTTAAGTTGAGAAACATTTTTCACATTATTAAAGAAAGGTTCATTTGAAATTTTCCACCCTATGGCTCCGGACGGGAAAACCGCATATTTTTCATTTGCTGCAAAATTTGATGCGCCATCACGACGGATTGTAGCTGTTAATAAATATCTATCGTCATAATCGTAATTCACGCGACCAAATTGTGATTGGATTTCAGATATAGTTCTTGCTGATGATGGTATTAACTGAACAGAACCACCGCCTAAATTGAAGTAAGAAAATGAATCAGAAATAAATTGTTGAGCACCTGCCGCATAAGTCTGATTTGTTAAATTTTGATAAGAATATCCACCCAATAAGGTTAAATCCCCTTTTCCTATTTCTTTCTTATACGTAAGGAAGTTCTCACTCAATAAATTTGATCTTTTGAAACTACTGATTGCCGCAACTCCACCTAAACCACCAGCAGTGATGGTTAAAGATGATGGTCTAAATAAACCTTCTGTTTCATTTTCTGATTCATAACCAAACGATGTTCTAAAAGTTAAGCCTTCAATAATTTCATAATTAAGAGAAAGATTAGCACGATATAGATCATTTTTAGTCTCATTTACACTTTGCGTTGCCACTGCAAATGGATTATCAATATCATCTCCTATGGAGTTAATGGTGAAATTTCCATTTGCATCAAACACTCCTAAATCTGGTGCAAATCTAAATGAAGAAGCAACAACGTCGTCTCCACCACCGTTAGCCAGAACACCGTCAGATTGAGTGGGAACTCCATTTTGAGATCCCCTACTCGCAAATAAATTTAATCCTAGTTTCAATTTATCATTTACCTGCGCATCAAGATTAGACAAGAATGTGAATCTTTCAAAATCAGAATTTATAACCACACCTTCTTGATTGAAGTAATTTGCAGAGGCATAAAAATTAATATCTTCAG is drawn from Nonlabens dokdonensis DSW-6 and contains these coding sequences:
- a CDS encoding SusC/RagA family TonB-linked outer membrane protein; translation: MQKTNLNKFSKLGLVIGCMFFAMYSYAQTTVTGKVIDELAEPILGVTVSVKGESGGTSTDMDGNYSITVPSGESTLLFSYVGYSSQEIPVGDQTTINVTMIEDLALLDQIVVVGYGTRKKSDVTGAVSTVKSEELNAFPVLDAAQALQGRAAGVEVQTNNGGEPGAPINIRIRGNTSINASSSPLIVVDGFVGANFPQPADIASIEVLKDASATAIYGSRGSNGVVLVTTKRGKEGKISVEYNFNYSTQTNANELDLLNANQFATYQQLINPAYTQGDSNTDWQDLIYQNGNIQQHQFSFSGGTEDINFYASANYFNQEGVVINSDFERFTFLSNLDAQVNDKLKLGLNLFASRGSQNGVPTQSDGVLANGGGDDVVASSFRFAPDLGVFDANGNFTINSIGDDIDNPFAVATQSVNETKNDLYRANLSLNYEIIEGLTFRTSFGYESENETEGLFRPSSLTITAGGLGGVAAISSFKRSNLLSENFLTYKKEIGKGDLTLLGGYSYQNLTNQTYAAGAQQFISDSFSYFNLGGGSVQLIPSSARTISEIQSQFGRVNYDYDDRYLLTATIRRDGASNFAANEKYAVFPSGAIGWKISNEPFFNNVKNVSQLKLRASYGATGNQGISAYQSLARFNSVYAVINGNPVNNVVPDQPANPNLKWETSYQTNIGLDVGLFNNRITLSADYYNIDTEDLIIADDSQAEYLGFLTTASLRNIGEVNNRGFEFNINSRNIVGENFTWSTDFNISTNRNEVTTLLDGEDIFLDASPGYFNIDETHVLREGEATGAFFGYEYRGVYQGGSLPSGTAVFSGAVAGDPLYTDIPDENGMLDGEITTADRKILGDPNPDFTFGFSNNFTYKNFDMNIFFQGAVGGDIMNLTALQLFSGDSNATTEILNAWTPTNTDTNIPSVAVRAKRISSQFLEDGSYVRLKNISVGYTLPNTFVEKLGISSLRLAISAQNLLTFTNYSGLDPEASYFGAGAVSDRDANTTRGFDFGNYPTLRSFNFSANIKF
- a CDS encoding RagB/SusD family nutrient uptake outer membrane protein, producing MKAYKYLILAIGLSIMGCSDLEEEPVGLLAPEGFFQSTQDIQTAVNGAYGHMLHEDFWGRKMSLTLMLRSDMVAIGDPTTSGRRIEHDEFNVPADNGMISGYWNRTYQIIAAANNAIAGAELVGDTDENKNPVVAQAYFVRAFTYFHLVRQFGDIPYLSAPVTDVVAANSISKTSVDDVYANIIADLEFAEQWLPDTQPARSLPAKSAAQSYLALVYLTRGQHQLAYDYAKEVIDNEGVYNLDLDPDFQNLFNANVVDASLEPIFSLDFNGFSPSDDGRDYMAALTGIRGDEQYEPNVVGGGWSVGVPTLAVYNDWDDNDYRKQVSFDDTNVVNDVENPFTVFANFNSRAVNRPHIAKYTRFTGNTGNGNGRNSNHNYHFMRYAEVLLIAAEALNEVSGGSDEAMGYVNRVRARARAGNGSAFPANVSGLNQDQLRDVIIDERRLELAFEFKRWYDIVRLRIGSEVFGSSGYEGAVPGFDPSQDYLFPLPADELSRNPNLLPQNPGY